One part of the Amaranthus tricolor cultivar Red isolate AtriRed21 chromosome 16, ASM2621246v1, whole genome shotgun sequence genome encodes these proteins:
- the LOC130802895 gene encoding protein SAWADEE HOMEODOMAIN HOMOLOG 1-like — MDRLRPRERKVFSGFTDPEIEKLEILFTEHRELSLNRHFCVRVAQSFSRSAGRAGKPVVKWPEVQSWFRDRQKMGPAKANTPSINQKKITLPSVSKNAAALPDASDKKKVDETNQVFEGEKLPDLSELEFEAKSSRDGAWYDVDRFITHRIITSGEAEVLVRFFGFGSDEDEWVNVKNDVRERSIPLDNWECQKVKPGDDMLCLLERKDQAIYYDAHILDVQRKMHDIRGCRCIFLIQYDHDKSEEKVRLRRLCRRA, encoded by the exons ATTGAGAAGCTGGAAATCTTATTTACAGAACATAGAGAATTGTCACTTAACCGACATTTTTGTGTAAGAGTTGCACAAAGTTTCAG TCGCTCTGCTGGACGGGCTGGGAAACCTGTAGTTAAGTGGCCTGAG GTGCAAAGTTGGTTCCGCGACAGACAGAAAATGGGTCCAGCTAAAGCAAATACTccatcaatcaatcaaaaaaagaTTACTCTTCCCAGTGTATCTAAAAATGCGGCTGCTCTACCAGATGCTTCTGACAAAAAGAAGGTTGATGAAACCAACCAGGTGTTTGAAG GAGAGAAGTTGCCGGATCTATCGGAGTTGGAGTTTGAGGCTAAGTCATCTAGGGATGGAGCTTG GTACGATGTTGATAGATTCATCACACACAGAATTATCACCTCAGGCGAAGCT GAAGTTCTAgtgagattttttgggtttggATCTGACGAAGACGAGTGGGTTAATGTGAAAAATGACGTGCGAGAGCGTTCAATCCCGCTAGATAACTGGGAATGTCAAAAAGTCAAACCTGGGGATGACATGCTCTGCCTTCTG GAACGAAAAGATCAGGCTATATATTATGATGCACATATTTTGGATGTTCAGCGGAAAATGCATGATATAAGGGGATGTAGGTGCATTTTTTTGATTCAGTATGACCACGATAAGAGTGAG GAAAAGGTTCGTTTACGGAGATTATGTCGAAGGGCATGA